A window of the Garra rufa chromosome 10, GarRuf1.0, whole genome shotgun sequence genome harbors these coding sequences:
- the ankrd12 gene encoding ankyrin repeat domain-containing protein 12 produces MAKPGSDRDGAMVEKTAGKKSKEKISPFAKTPKLDRSEILGKEGKSKSSMKRKLSFTVSPPRNEERDSDTDDSDPGQSSDAWGERLLPPCRIYADKDGPDKKKVKKEPGTKKSTPVNILFGYPLSERKQMALVMQMTARDNSPDTTPSHPSQSPAVQKKIPSSSSSRQKDKVNKRNERGETPLHMAAIRGDVKQVKELIGLGADVSVKDFAGWTPLHEACNLGYYDVAKVLIGAGAEVNTQGLDDDTPLHDASSSGHKDIVKLLLRHGGNAFQANKRGERPVDVADSQEIEQLLKGEIPLSEAEESSSESEDPPSVNPSSVDDNMEYSDAEKDSDSKSTTVKASSSMSGLDEYEFKDEEEEEDLSKALNDRHILRRELRQKEKEEKERSHYASKQGSKSDQSTPTCKSKKTKASRVYCSSDSSSDEAEVPTERRNSPTRSVSVDGHKTDGRAKKESLTLTPVDQKEKGKQKKKNKSQSKNKENQEVREEGKENSKSLLFSSATVSDNSDKGVREEDSFKMSFSTKDDTSVHLFHLSVVKSPKLNHSQTDKQTTPLKQENAKTCVSIADGSCPGDSVKYNHYTESDFCTEGSSSKSCKHKEKSKHHHKELNLDGDDGSCSPFKDSSLSNSMDSSEAVFRKTDKDGKVVKKHKLKYKEKEKYRKEYEAEKNRHRQKEPRKDGHRNMEFDREFWKENFFKSDENEELTGKCEMPAGGSPTKSSDSSPVKEERVVSKDKHSSSSSSKDRRPKEEREKDKTIKKEKKEVPLKEEQRGKDGKGDEVDDRNEGLGSGRIPDSSLHTSGVKEEVDEKPITGNSADQDQLESPEKSSREKNDKRPPTKDRESEKSDKKHADKDKKVKSEHLADKPEPHNSTDRWKEKEKLTNISHSPNDKSHKEGDKLKAMSLVKKHEENKKNKDKLDKRAEKEHSSGDHRDKDKTSSEKKGKAPEKTTDHGKSDRSKEKERDKDSDKRKKEKSKETTPSSSSYSNLKLLLEEKKGYVCENNKVVSSKSKEEASKPLEKDRDRRERDRESERHRDRERDRHKEKDKDRSQLNRDGKISKPKPSEVDSKSKVTPTLKESRPKEKRLVNDDLMKTSFERMLSLKDQEIEQWHRKHLEKIKQKERERLKQRPGIDPGKQKSKEKTKTSSSSSEPCLTKELTRSKSSEAPDGQREKVLKDATSGRTLSLDAKTFGKNGPVIDNNLSISPRPESEKPGVMSRSVSMISVASSEDSCQATVLTPRPTEYDSDMNIEASDSQPPVLQSSLVVQSSRSPTVHDKDTSSLPEAVLCNRTQLSSRHASPCLRAILDEEAKVPPAETKLTEESQISSIASQPSSEQAVVHPTEISVPPVQETLSSQSLTSALPENENLTSNEGEGVTPACQVQPSSNLRESCPKIVGNSVTFQTHLQEQSSSCNTSTQVEQANLGQLDAPSAGMTEGPNKESSLAVASQVASLQSSQTQNSSDTSVPLNSSSQQLETVPVSSSEQTLTADSGLRPEQREKPLVVSENKVDKIGENVCKTDCTPSTSSGLCRSSSEETTKPLLRSTSVQEDTEKGDARVQDESTSRLSCEPLVTTDAQPEKQEQGLHPASATDVSHCASPERIPEEPMEVSEDVSDKNCSTETDGVKVLSSEECATTQALSEGRADVEMSDQISIEDKPVKSDPQANVEQGQSSAPVQPDHQAEPSSGATSGSCSPISIVERDCDTSGARAKVRLLEEDADIQVTHPRKRKMPRVSPPAQVNLTAQQVKEKTQQSLAAIVDALKLEEIQPYQTERANPYYEYLHIRKKIEEKRKVLCSVIPQAPQYYDEYVTFNGSYLLDGNPLSKLCIPTITPPPSLPEPLKEMFKQQEVVRMKLRLQHSIEREKLIVSNEQEVLRVHYRAARTLANQTLPFSACTVLLDAEVYNMPQEVQGDDGKTSVRDRFNARQFMSWLQDVDDKFDKLKTCLLMRQQHEAAALNAVQRLEWQLKLQELDPATYKSTSIFEIPEFYIPLVEVNDDFDLTPI; encoded by the exons ATGGCCAAACCGGGATCGGACCGAGatggagccatggtggagaagaCAGCGGGGAAAAAG AGTAAAGAGAAAATCTCTCCGTTTGCCAAAACTCCGAAGCTGGATCGGAGTGAAATCCTGGGGAAAGAGGGGAAGTCGAAGTCTTCCATGAAACGGAAGCTCTCCTTCACCGTCAGTCCGCCCCGGAACGAGGAGCGGGACTCCGACACGG ATGACTCTGACCCTGGGCAGTCAAGCGATGCGTGGGGAGAGAGATTACTTCCTCCCTGCAGGATATACGCAG ACAAAGATGGTCCGGATAAGAAGAAAGTGAAGAAGGAGCCGGGGACTAAGAAGTCGACCCCTGTGAACATTTTGTTCGGCTATCCTTTATCAGAACGGAAGCAGATGGCACTTGTCATGCAGATGACGGCAAGAGACAACAGTCCAG ATACCACACCGAGCCACCCCTCTCAATCTCCGGCGGTGCAGAAGAAGATCCCTAGCAGCTCGTCCTCGCGACAGAAGGACAAAGTGAACAAACGGAACGAGAGAGGAGAGACGCCCCTGCATATGGCCGCCATCAGAGGAGACGTCAAGCAGGTGAAGGAACTCATTGGGCTCGGAGCGGATGTGAGCGTCAAAGATTTTGCAG GTTGGACGCCTCTCCATGAAGCTTGTAACCTTGGCTACTATGATGTagcgaaggttctgattggtgcaGGAGCGGAAGTGAACACGCAGGGATTGGATGATGACACTCCGCTTCATGACGCCTCAAGCAGCGGACACAAAGAT ATTGTGAAGCTGCTCTTGCGTCATGGAGGCAATGCCTTCCAGGCCAACAAGAGAGGGGAGAGACCGGTTGATGTTGCTGACTCTCAGGAGATTGAGCAGTTGCTCAAGGGAGAGATCCCACTCTCTGAAGCAGAAGAGAGCTCTTCAG AATCAGAGGACCCACCTTCGGTAAATCCATCTAGTGTAGACGATAACATGGAGTACTCTGATGCTGAAAAAGACTCTGACAGTAAATCGACCACAGTGAAGGCCTCATCATCCATGTCAGGACTGGATGAATATGAATTCAaggatgaggaagaggaggaggatctCAGTAAGGCACTTAATGACCGACACATCCTACGGCGAGAGCTACGGCAAAAGGAGAAGGAAGAGAAGGAAAGGAGCCACTATGCTTCCAAACAAGGCAGCAAAAGCGACCAGTCGACGCCGACGTGCAAGTCTAAAAAGACAAAGGCGTCACGTGTCTACTGCAGTTCAGACAGTTCAAGCGATGAAGCCGAGGTGCCGACAGAAAGAAGGAACTCGCCCACCAGGTCGGTCAGTGTGGATGGTCACAAAACGGACGGTAGAGCGAAGAAAGAAAGCTTGACTCTCACGCCAGTGGATCAGAAAGAAAAAGGTAAACAGAAGAAAAAGAACAAGAGCCAAAGCAAAAACAAGGAGAACCAGGAAGTCAGAGAAGAAGGGAAAGAGAACAGCAAGTCCCTTCTGTTTTCTTCTGCAACTGTGTCCGACAATTCTGACAAGGGCGTCAGGGAAGAGGACTCGTTCAAGATGTCATTCAGTACAAAGGATGACACATCGGTCCACCTCTTTCACCTGTCTGTAGTCAAGTCCCCAAAGCTGAACCACAGCCAAACTGACAAGCAGACAACTCCACTGAAACAGGAAAACGCTAAGACTTGTGTTTCGATTGCTGATGGATCCTGTCCAGGGGACAGCGTCAAATACAACCACTACACGGAGTCTGACTTCTGCACAGAAGGTTCTAGTAGCAAGAGCTGCAAGCACAAGGAAAAGAGCAAACATCACCACAAAGAGCTTAACTTGGACGGAGATGACGGCAGTTGTAGTCCTTTCAAAGACAGTAGTCTGAGCAACAGCATGGACAGTTCTGAGGCTGTCTTTAGGAAGACTGACAAAGATGGGAAAGTTGTAAAAAAGCACAAGCTGAAATACAAGGAGAAGGAAAAATATAGAAAGGAGTATGAGGCCGAGAAGAATCGCCACCGGCAAAAAGAGCCACGCAAGGACGGACATAGGAACATGGAGTTTGATCGGGAGTTTTGGAAGGAAAACTTCTTCAAAAGTGATGAAAATGAAGAACTCACAGGGAAATGTGAGATGCCTGCTGGGGGATCTCCGACAAAGTCCTCAGACTCATCGCCTGTTAAAGAGGAAAGAGTGGTGTCAAAAGACAAACATTCGAGCAGTAGCAGCAGCAAGGACAGAAGGCCAAAAGAGGAGCGAGAAAAGGACAAGACcatcaaaaaagagaaaaaagaagtgCCTCTTAAAGAGGAGCAGCGGGGAAAGGACGGAAAAGGAGATGAAGTTGATGACCGGAATGAGGGTCTTGGCTCTGGCCGAATTCCTGACAGCTCACTACACACTTCAGGAGTGAAAGAGGAAGTAGATGAAAAACCAATCACTGGCAATTCAGCTGACCAAGATCAACTGGAATCTCCAGAGAAGAGCTCTCGAGAGAAAAATGATAAGCGACCACCAACAAAGGACCGGGAGTCTGAAAAGTCTGATAAGAAACATGCAGATAAAGATAAGAAAGTAAAATCTGAGCATTTAGCTGATAAGCCTGAACCTCACAACTCTACAGATCGATGGAAGGAAAAGGAGAAATTAACGAATATTTCACATTCACCCAATGATAAGAGCCATAAAGAGGGTGACAAGCTCAAAGCAATGTCTTTAGTGAAAAAGCACGAAGAGAACAAGAAGAATAAGGACAAGCTTGACAAAAGAGCTGAGAAAGAGCACTCCTCCGGTGACCACAGAGACAAAGATAAAACAAGTTCTGAAAAAAAAGGCAAAGCCCCTGAGAAAACAACTGATCATGGGAAATCTGACCGCAGTAAAGAAAAAGAACGGGACAAAGATTCTGACAAGAGGAAAAAGGAGAAGTCAAAAGAGACCACCCCCTCTTCCTCTTCTTACTCCAATCTAAAGTTGTTATTGGAAGAGAAGAAAGGCTACGTTTGTGAGAACAACAAGGTTGTTTCCTCCAAATCAAAAGAAGAGGCAAGCAAGCCTCTAGAGAAAGACAGGGATAGAAGAGAGCGGGACCGAGAGTCTGAAAGGCATCGAGACCGCGAGCGGGATCGGCACAAGGAAAAGGACAAAGATCGATCGCAGCTGAACAGGGATGGCAAAATTAGCAAGCCGAAACCAAGTGAGGTTGACTCCAAATCTAAGGTCACACCTACTCTAAAGGAATCTCGTCCCAAGGAAAAAAGGTTGGTGAACGACGACCTCATGAAGACCAGCTTTGAACGCATGCTCAGTCTCAAGGACCAGGAAATTGAACAGTGGCACAGAAAGCACTTAGAGAAAATCAAACAGAAAGAACGCGAGCGGCTAAAGCAGCGTCCAGGAATTGACCCTGGGAAACAGAAAAGcaaggaaaaaacaaaaacatcctCTTCGTCCAGTGAGCCTTGTCTAACCAAGGAACTAACTCGGTCAAAGAGCTCAGAAGCGCCTGACGGGCAGCGCGAGAAGGTCTTAAAAGATGCCACCAGTGGAAGAACACTCTCGCTGGATGCGAAAACCTTCGGGAAGAATGGACCAGTAATAGACAACAATCTCAGTATATCTCCAAGACCCGAGAGTGAAAAACCTGGCGTAATGTCGAGATCAGTATCCATGATATCTGTTGCAAGTTCAGAAGATTCCTGTCAAGCAACTGTACTGACACCTAGACCAACCGAATATGATTCTGACATGAACATTGAAGCTTCAGACTCCCAGCCACCTGTCCTGCAGTCTTCCCTCGTTGTACAGTCCTCCAGATCGCCTACTGTTCATGATAAAGATACCAGCAGTCTTCCGGAAGCGGTTCTCTGCAATCGAACACAGTTATCAAGCAGGCATGCATCCCCATGCTTAAGGGCTATTCTGGATGAAGAAGCCAAGGTGCCACCAGCTGAAACTAAACTGACAGAAGAGTCTCAGATCAGTAGTATTGCTTCACAGCCAAGCAGTGAGCAAGCTGTAGTTCATCCAACCGAGATTAGCGTGCCCCCTGTTCAGGAGACTCTGAGCAGTCAAAGTCTTACTAGTGCTCTTCCAGAAAACGAAAATCTGACTAGCAATGAAGGAGAAGGTGTCACTCCTGCTTGTCAAGTTCAGCCTTCCTCAAACTTGCGAGAGTCTTGTCCTAAAATCGTAGGTAACAGTGTCACATTCCAGACACATTTGCAAGAGCAAAGCAGTTCTTGCAACACTAGTACTCAAGTAGAGCAGGCAAATCTTGGTCAACTTGATGCCCCTAGTGCTGGAATGACGGAGGGACCAAACAAGGAGTCTTCTCTAGCTGTTGCGTCACAAGTTGCGTCACTTCAGTCTTCTCAGACACAGAATTCATCTGACACTAGTGTACCTTTGAATTCTAGTAGCCAGCAATTGGAAACTGTCCCCGTTTCCAGTAGTGAACAAACGTTGACAGCAGACTCTGGTTTGAGGCCAGAGCAAAGAGAGAAACCCTTGGTTGTTTCTGAGAACAAAGTGGACAAGATTGGGGAAAACGTCTGCAAAACAGATTGCACTCCAAGTACATCTTCTGGTTTATGTAGATCAAGCTCTGAAGAAACTACGAAACCACTGCTGAGATCAACCAGTGTCCAAGAGGATACAGAAAAGGGTGATGCAAGAGTGCAAGACGAAAGTACCTCAAGGTTGTCCTGCGAGCCATTGGTTACAACTGATGCTCAACCAGAGAAACAGGAGCAAGGCCTTCATCCAGCTTCAGCAACAGATGTATCCCACTGTGCCAGTCCGGAAAGGATCCCTGAGGAGCCCATGGAGGTGTCTGAAGATGTTTCCGACAAGAACTGTAGTACAGAAACGGATGGGGTGAAAGTCTTATCCTCAGAAGAATGTGCGACAACCCAAGCTCTGTCTGAAGGCAGAGCTGACGTAGAGATGTCAGACCAGATTTCTATTGAGGATAAGCCTGTGAAATCTGACCCTCAGGCTAATGTAGAACAAGGTCAAAGCAGTGCTCCTGTCCAGCCTGATCATCAGGCTGAGCCTTCCAGTGGTGCAACCTCAGGAAGTTGCTCTCCGATATCAATCGTGGAGAGAGATTGCGATACATCTGGGGCCAGAGCCAAAGTCCGACTCCTTGAAGAAGATGCTGATATACAGGTGACCCATCCAAGGAAAAGAAAGATGCCTAGGGTTTCTCCTCCGGCCCAAGTGAACCTCACGGCTCAGCAGGTCAAAGAAAAGACGCAGCAGTCCTTAGCTGCAATTGTCGATGCACTTAAGCTTGAAGAGATCCAGCCTTATCAGACAGAGAGAGCAAACCCATATTATGAATATTTACATATTCGCAAGAAGATCGAGGAGAAGAGGAAAGTGCTTTGTAGTGTCATTCCTCAAGCGCCTCAGTACTACGACGAATATGTGACATTCAATGGGTCCTATCTGCTGGATGGAAACCCGCTCAGCAAGCTCTGCATCCCAACG ATAACGCCACCTCCCTCACTACCTGAACCACTGAAGGAGATGTTTAAACAGCAAGAGGTGGTGCGGATGAAGCTAAGACTGCAGCACAGCATCGAAAGG GAAAAGCTGATTGTATCCAATGAGCAGGAGGTTTTGAGAGTTCATTACCGTGCTGCAAGAACACTAGCCAATCAGACGCTTCCATTCAGTGCCTGCACAGTCCTATTAGATGCCGAAGTATACAACATGCCTCAGGAGGTCCAG